One region of Ignavibacteriota bacterium genomic DNA includes:
- a CDS encoding caspase family protein, which yields MRRFLRIIGLFVLLSTFSAAQDDRVSMYLEEGKSGAVWDVAMSPDGKVIYSCGRDSTVKMWSTVNGECLRTMRAERATLNTALALSTDGSVLAVGDMNGRITVYDAVSGNRRVEFHAGYSYVTDLCFMPDGRGIAVSGRNDSIAVYDTDGRRRFASAAGSVWVTGIAVSRDGALLASAGQDGTVRLWNAQSGAAVALLGRHSRFARCVEFTPDNTTLLSGGRDRIVRAWDVRKRAPMQYFETGIGFPHHLSFDRSGKTVAVSMMDGLVEVWDWQKSLRVRAVPESYGAMASVFEPKKGERLTTAHIDGAVKTWRVKDAAQLVSMVGFSDGQWLSFTPDGYYDCSVFGDRYVQWRRGEELFPLERYEALYKKPSVIEDALAGTYAPEARLARVIDPPTLELLSPRHQQLFAFGSEKMEIVVEFRARDKKKIESAQLRLNGRPVADENLVSSETLTRSETELVRRVRLEVLPGINVIEAVAYNAARVHSKPAQAVIKVETADQQRANLFVLSVGVDQYGGAFPDLTYAALDANMFAQKLAAQEGKEYTRVYSKVLLNKDASRKGVLDAIAQFPPMRSNDMLVLFFSGHGVRARNTKGGTEYFFVTAGAARKTVARDGLSWEDVARQIMRLRAGRVVMLLDACHSGEVSSGASNDKVAGALANKVGIILASSSGNEYSFENREWGHGAFTKALIDGLSGNADFTKNNIIDWSELQLYVTTTVKELTRGAQTPMIPRLEEFANFNVARVR from the coding sequence ATGAGACGATTCTTGCGAATTATCGGCCTTTTTGTATTGCTGTCAACCTTCTCAGCGGCGCAGGACGACCGTGTTTCGATGTACCTCGAAGAAGGGAAATCGGGCGCCGTGTGGGATGTGGCCATGAGCCCCGACGGGAAAGTGATTTACTCCTGCGGCCGCGATTCCACGGTGAAAATGTGGAGCACGGTCAACGGCGAATGCTTGCGGACGATGCGCGCCGAGCGCGCGACACTGAACACTGCGCTCGCGCTCAGTACGGACGGATCGGTTCTTGCCGTTGGCGACATGAACGGTCGTATCACCGTGTACGACGCCGTCTCGGGAAACAGGCGCGTCGAATTCCATGCGGGGTATTCCTATGTCACCGACCTGTGTTTTATGCCCGATGGGCGAGGCATAGCGGTGTCAGGCAGAAACGACAGCATCGCGGTCTACGACACTGATGGCCGGAGGCGTTTCGCGTCCGCAGCGGGATCGGTGTGGGTGACAGGCATTGCCGTATCGCGCGACGGGGCACTGCTCGCGTCCGCCGGGCAGGATGGCACCGTACGCCTGTGGAATGCGCAGTCGGGTGCGGCGGTGGCGCTGCTCGGCAGGCACAGTCGCTTCGCGCGATGTGTGGAATTCACACCCGACAACACCACGCTGCTGAGCGGAGGACGTGACCGCATCGTCCGCGCCTGGGACGTGCGCAAACGCGCGCCTATGCAGTATTTTGAAACGGGCATCGGTTTTCCGCATCATCTGTCCTTCGACCGGAGCGGCAAGACCGTTGCGGTGAGCATGATGGACGGACTCGTCGAAGTATGGGACTGGCAGAAGTCGCTGCGTGTACGCGCGGTGCCCGAGTCGTATGGCGCAATGGCGTCGGTGTTCGAACCCAAAAAGGGCGAACGCCTCACCACCGCACATATTGACGGCGCGGTGAAAACCTGGCGGGTGAAGGATGCCGCGCAGCTCGTGAGCATGGTGGGATTCAGCGACGGACAATGGCTGAGCTTCACGCCGGACGGGTACTACGACTGCTCGGTGTTCGGCGACCGGTATGTGCAATGGCGGCGCGGAGAAGAGCTTTTCCCCCTCGAGCGCTACGAGGCGCTCTACAAAAAGCCTTCGGTAATAGAGGATGCGCTGGCCGGCACCTACGCGCCCGAGGCGCGGCTTGCGCGCGTGATCGATCCGCCCACGCTTGAATTGCTGTCACCACGGCATCAGCAGCTCTTTGCCTTCGGCAGCGAGAAAATGGAAATCGTTGTGGAGTTCCGCGCGCGGGACAAGAAAAAAATTGAATCCGCGCAACTGCGTCTCAACGGCCGTCCCGTTGCGGATGAAAATCTCGTGTCCTCCGAAACACTCACGCGGAGCGAGACAGAACTCGTCCGCCGCGTGCGCCTCGAGGTGCTGCCCGGCATCAACGTGATCGAGGCGGTCGCATACAACGCGGCCCGCGTACACAGTAAACCGGCACAGGCAGTGATCAAGGTCGAGACCGCCGACCAGCAGCGCGCCAATCTCTTTGTATTGAGCGTGGGGGTGGACCAGTACGGCGGCGCCTTCCCCGATCTGACGTACGCGGCGCTCGACGCCAACATGTTCGCCCAAAAACTCGCCGCGCAGGAGGGCAAGGAATACACGCGTGTCTACAGCAAGGTGCTCCTGAACAAGGATGCCTCGCGGAAGGGCGTGCTGGATGCCATCGCCCAATTCCCGCCGATGCGATCAAACGACATGCTGGTGCTGTTTTTCAGCGGGCACGGCGTTCGCGCGCGCAATACAAAGGGCGGGACCGAGTACTTCTTTGTGACCGCCGGCGCCGCGCGTAAAACCGTCGCGCGGGACGGTCTGTCATGGGAGGATGTGGCACGGCAGATTATGCGACTGCGCGCAGGCCGTGTGGTGATGCTGCTCGACGCCTGCCATTCGGGCGAAGTCTCATCGGGCGCGTCGAACGACAAGGTCGCGGGAGCCCTTGCAAACAAAGTCGGCATCATCCTTGCATCAAGCTCCGGTAACGAGTACTCGTTCGAGAACCGCGAGTGGGGCCATGGCGCGTTCACCAAAGCCCTGATCGACGGACTCAGCGGCAATGCTGATTTCACAAAGAACAATATCATCGACTGGAGCGAACTGCAGCTCTACGTCACAACAACGGTGAAGGAACTCACCCGCGGTGCGCAGACGCCGATGATTCCACGGCTCGAGGAGTTCGCAAATTTCAACGTGGCGCGAGTCAGGTAG
- a CDS encoding TPM domain-containing protein codes for MRRAHLFFSLTVACLLIALAAARALDVPYLGGRINDLAHILSTGTIEEIERLLKAHEDSTGNQFAVLTITTLEGESLEEYALRVAETWKLGKKGSDNGALLLIAKDDRKLRIEVGYGLEASLTDAVCSFIINEKITPEFKNGNFDAGVLEGVRAMIAAADGTLDTSTASSSADGFDTTGMIFFLVFWMGIVGVFTFLGIFSKGCTSWFMYAFLIPFWAAPALILLDSPVSFLGPVFFLVYIIGFPLLKLLAPKTEWGRYLTTKVTTSRSSGGWMSSSSSGGGWSSGGSSFSGGGGSFGGGGSSGSW; via the coding sequence ATGAGACGCGCGCATCTTTTTTTCTCGCTGACGGTCGCATGTCTGCTGATCGCCCTTGCGGCCGCGCGTGCACTCGACGTGCCGTACCTGGGCGGTCGCATCAATGATCTGGCGCACATCCTGTCGACAGGCACCATCGAGGAAATCGAACGCCTGCTGAAGGCGCATGAGGACAGCACGGGGAATCAGTTCGCCGTGTTGACCATCACAACCCTCGAGGGAGAATCTCTCGAGGAGTATGCCCTCCGCGTCGCCGAGACATGGAAACTCGGCAAAAAAGGCTCGGACAACGGCGCCCTGCTTCTCATCGCAAAGGACGACCGAAAGCTGCGCATCGAAGTGGGCTACGGCCTCGAGGCCTCGCTCACGGATGCCGTCTGTTCTTTCATCATAAACGAGAAAATCACGCCGGAATTCAAGAACGGGAATTTCGACGCGGGCGTGCTTGAAGGCGTGCGCGCGATGATCGCCGCAGCCGACGGCACACTCGACACAAGCACGGCTTCTTCGTCCGCCGATGGTTTCGACACGACAGGCATGATCTTCTTCCTCGTGTTTTGGATGGGCATCGTCGGCGTCTTCACCTTCCTCGGCATTTTCTCGAAGGGCTGCACGTCGTGGTTCATGTACGCGTTTCTGATTCCGTTCTGGGCAGCTCCCGCGCTCATCCTCCTCGACTCGCCCGTATCGTTCCTCGGACCGGTCTTCTTCCTTGTATACATCATCGGCTTCCCGCTTTTAAAGCTGCTCGCGCCAAAAACCGAGTGGGGCAGATACCTTACAACCAAGGTCACGACCTCACGCAGCAGCGGCGGGTGGATGAGTTCCTCCTCCTCCGGAGGCGGCTGGTCCAGCGGCGGCAGTTCGTTCTCAGGCGGCGGTGGATCTTTCGGCGGCGGCGGCTCGTCGGGAAGCTGGTAA